One window of Campylobacter avium LMG 24591 genomic DNA carries:
- the thiE gene encoding thiamine phosphate synthase: protein MNLSFYLVASKDKLSEEKFLNILKEAVKGGVCVIQLREKNLCARDFYKLAMRVKALCDELKTTLIINDRVDIALAVNACGVHLGQDDLPLKEARKLLGNEKIIGISTKTKEQIDEACKFGATYVGCGAIYKSLTKDSSVIGLKGLNELTSHIKEKKYSLKTVAIGGIKDENILSFKGMFVNSLAFSSAIMQSENVYQTCLDIKNKLEAVLSR from the coding sequence TTGAATTTAAGCTTTTATCTTGTGGCTTCTAAAGATAAGCTTAGCGAGGAAAAATTTTTAAATATACTAAAAGAGGCCGTAAAAGGCGGAGTTTGTGTAATTCAGCTTAGAGAAAAAAATCTTTGTGCTAGGGATTTTTATAAATTAGCGATGAGAGTAAAAGCACTTTGCGATGAGCTAAAAACTACTTTGATTATAAATGATAGAGTGGATATAGCCTTGGCTGTTAATGCCTGCGGGGTACATTTAGGACAAGATGATTTGCCACTAAAAGAGGCTAGAAAGCTTTTAGGAAATGAGAAAATCATAGGCATAAGCACTAAGACAAAAGAACAAATCGATGAGGCGTGTAAATTTGGTGCTACTTATGTAGGCTGTGGGGCGATTTATAAAAGCCTTACAAAAGATAGCTCCGTGATAGGACTTAAGGGACTTAACGAGCTTACAAGCCACATAAAAGAAAAAAAATACTCCCTAAAAACAGTGGCCATAGGTGGCATAAAGGATGAAAATATCTTATCTTTCAAGGGAATGTTTGTCAATTCTCTAGCCTTTTCATCCGCCATTATGCAAAGTGAAAATGTTTATCAAACCTGCTTGGATATAAAAAATAAACTTGAAGCTGTTTTGTCCAGATAA
- a CDS encoding outer membrane beta-barrel protein: MKNIKKVLGSLACVACLSTAAVAEDDGLYLAVELGGGEAKFKQDIDTTTSVVGVLPIPAQNRVGDITANNSMPNLMLKFGDKSFFNENFGYRKYVYFGYGYSSMKNVSYNGGLSIMQGVSNGSIFTTTNNTYYNNVLEYGIGADVLYNFMNKGSDSFGVYAGVAIGGETWIANGKRYKPQQGPGESYANFQTILNVGLRGTIAKNHGIEIGARFYMLESQIFEGHGTSSLMQAAGDAIAGAIGGGVPITTTTVINNTTTKMKRPVVAYLSYVYNF, from the coding sequence ATGAAAAATATAAAAAAGGTTCTAGGTTCGCTCGCCTGTGTGGCCTGTCTAAGCACTGCTGCTGTGGCTGAGGATGATGGGCTTTATTTGGCTGTTGAGCTTGGTGGGGGCGAGGCTAAATTTAAGCAAGATATAGATACTACTACAAGCGTGGTGGGTGTACTACCCATACCAGCACAAAATAGAGTAGGCGACATCACAGCTAACAACAGCATGCCAAATTTGATGTTAAAATTCGGTGACAAGTCCTTTTTTAACGAAAATTTTGGTTATAGAAAATATGTGTATTTTGGTTATGGATACAGCTCTATGAAAAATGTATCTTATAACGGGGGCTTAAGCATTATGCAAGGCGTTTCAAACGGCTCTATCTTTACTACTACTAACAACACTTATTATAACAATGTCTTAGAGTATGGTATCGGTGCTGATGTGCTTTATAATTTCATGAACAAAGGCTCTGATAGCTTTGGTGTTTATGCTGGCGTGGCAATAGGTGGCGAAACTTGGATAGCAAATGGAAAAAGATATAAGCCTCAGCAAGGCCCGGGCGAATCTTATGCAAATTTCCAAACCATACTAAATGTAGGTCTTCGCGGAACTATAGCTAAAAACCATGGCATAGAAATAGGCGCTAGATTTTACATGCTTGAATCACAAATTTTTGAAGGACACGGCACATCGTCTTTAATGCAAGCTGCGGGAGATGCTATAGCTGGTGCTATTGGAGGAGGAGTGCCAATTACAACTACAACAGTTATAAACAACACTACAACAAAGATGAAAAGACCGGTAGTTGCTTACCTAAGCTATGTGTATAATTTTTAA
- a CDS encoding triose-phosphate isomerase, translating to MIFAANLKCNHSRASFELYAKRLNEFLGLNKREVFVFPPSTALLQGDFKFELGVQNFYPCINGAFTGELGKEHLDEFGVKAVLIGHSERRALGDNDELIRAKFDFAKKHKYKIIFCIGEDLNTKKENKTKEFLAAQIKDIDLAYENLILAYEPIYSIGTGLSAGSKDIAEVLSFLTSKTKAPLLYGGSVNDKNINEILSIKDCDGVLVGSFALKIENFINLIKSYKVQ from the coding sequence GTGATATTTGCAGCAAATTTAAAATGCAATCACAGCAGAGCCTCCTTTGAACTTTACGCAAAAAGGCTGAATGAATTTTTAGGGCTAAATAAAAGAGAAGTCTTTGTCTTTCCTCCTAGCACGGCCTTGTTGCAAGGAGATTTTAAGTTTGAACTAGGAGTGCAAAATTTTTACCCTTGCATAAACGGAGCTTTCACAGGCGAGCTTGGCAAAGAGCATTTAGACGAATTTGGCGTAAAAGCTGTATTGATAGGACACTCTGAAAGAAGAGCCTTGGGCGATAATGATGAGCTTATAAGGGCTAAATTTGACTTTGCAAAAAAGCATAAATACAAGATAATCTTTTGCATAGGAGAGGATTTAAACACAAAAAAAGAAAATAAAACAAAAGAGTTTTTAGCAGCACAAATCAAAGACATAGATTTAGCCTATGAAAATTTAATCCTAGCTTATGAGCCCATATACTCCATAGGCACAGGACTTAGTGCAGGTAGTAAGGATATAGCTGAAGTGCTAAGCTTTTTGACTTCTAAAACTAAGGCTCCTTTACTTTACGGCGGCAGTGTGAATGATAAAAATATAAATGAAATTCTAAGCATAAAAGACTGCGACGGTGTTTTGGTTGGCTCCTTTGCTTTAAAAATTGAAAATTTCATAAATTTAATTAAAAGCTACAAAGTACAGTAA
- a CDS encoding phosphoglycerate kinase yields MLDEKNEIISIKDIDLAGKKVLIRCDFNVPQDEFLNITDDRRIRSAIPTIRYCLDNGCAVILASHLGRPKEISSKYSLEPVAKRLARLLKKEVLLAKDIVGEDAKTKAKNLPASEILMLENLRFEKGETKNDENLAKELASMAEIYINDAFGVCHRAHASVEAITNFFDDDKKAAGFLLLKEIEFAENLIKKPARPFVAIVGGSKVSGKLQALTNLLPRVDKLIIGGGMAFTFLKALGYDIGNSLLEEDLIEEANKILIKGKNLGVKIYLPVDVVSAQTCSQDAMIHFSPCQEIPNGYMGLDIGPASVRLFKEVISDAHTIWWNGPMGVFEIDKFSKGSIKMSHYIAESHATTVIGGGDTADVVARAGDADEMTFISTGGGASLELIEGKELPGVKPLRIKQ; encoded by the coding sequence ATGTTAGATGAAAAAAACGAGATAATCTCCATAAAAGACATAGACTTAGCCGGTAAAAAAGTCTTGATAAGGTGCGATTTTAATGTACCTCAGGATGAGTTTTTAAACATAACAGATGATAGAAGAATTCGCTCTGCAATCCCTACGATAAGATATTGTTTAGACAATGGCTGTGCTGTTATCTTAGCCTCTCATCTTGGACGCCCAAAAGAAATTAGCTCAAAATACTCACTAGAGCCCGTTGCAAAAAGACTTGCAAGACTACTTAAAAAAGAAGTTTTACTAGCTAAAGACATCGTGGGAGAGGACGCAAAAACAAAGGCTAAGAACTTACCCGCTAGTGAAATTTTAATGCTTGAAAATTTGCGTTTTGAAAAGGGCGAGACAAAAAACGATGAAAACCTAGCTAAGGAACTAGCCTCTATGGCTGAAATTTACATAAATGACGCCTTTGGGGTTTGTCATAGAGCACACGCTAGTGTAGAGGCTATAACTAATTTCTTTGATGATGATAAAAAGGCGGCTGGCTTTTTACTTTTAAAAGAGATAGAATTTGCTGAAAATTTGATAAAAAAACCTGCTAGACCTTTTGTGGCCATAGTTGGAGGCTCTAAGGTAAGCGGGAAGCTACAAGCTTTAACAAATCTCTTACCAAGGGTTGATAAATTAATCATAGGCGGAGGTATGGCCTTTACCTTCTTAAAGGCACTTGGCTATGATATAGGAAATTCGCTTTTAGAAGAAGACTTGATAGAAGAAGCAAATAAAATTCTAATCAAGGGCAAAAATTTAGGCGTGAAAATTTACCTGCCTGTTGATGTGGTAAGTGCGCAAACTTGCTCACAAGATGCGATGATACATTTTTCGCCTTGCCAAGAAATTCCAAATGGCTATATGGGGCTTGACATAGGTCCTGCTAGCGTGAGGCTTTTTAAGGAAGTGATTTCTGATGCTCATACTATCTGGTGGAATGGTCCTATGGGTGTTTTTGAGATAGATAAATTTAGCAAGGGTAGCATAAAGATGAGCCACTACATAGCCGAAAGCCACGCTACAACTGTTATAGGTGGGGGCGATACTGCTGATGTTGTTGCAAGGGCTGGGGACGCTGATGAGATGACCTTTATATCGACAGGTGGTGGTGCTTCTTTAGAGCTTATAGAGGGTAAGGAATTGCCCGGAGTTAAGCCGCTTAGGATAAAGCAGTGA
- the gap gene encoding type I glyceraldehyde-3-phosphate dehydrogenase: MAVKIAINGFGRIGRCVARIVLQRDDVELVAINDTTDIELTKYLFKYDTVHGEFKGEIDSVDDDLLINGKRIKVFKSRDIKELDFAAFGADIVLECTGVHLKLEKCKDFLDKGIKKVIMSAPAKDDTPTYVMGVNSHLYKGEKIISNASCTTNCLGPVCRVLEDNFKIQKGLMTTIHAYTNGQSIIDAKTKDKRRSRAAAQNIIPTTTGAAKAMKLVMPELDGKLHGQSMRVPVIDVSSVDLTAQLGKKVSKDELNEAFRKAAATNLKGFLAVDDDERVSSDFIGSSYGAIVASDLTQVICDDFVKIIAWYDNEWGYSSRLVDMAVYVADKN; encoded by the coding sequence ATGGCTGTAAAGATAGCGATAAACGGCTTTGGTCGCATTGGAAGATGTGTAGCAAGGATAGTTTTACAAAGAGATGATGTAGAGCTTGTAGCTATAAATGACACTACCGATATAGAACTTACGAAATACCTTTTTAAGTATGATACCGTGCATGGCGAATTTAAGGGCGAGATAGATAGCGTAGATGATGATTTGCTCATAAATGGCAAGAGGATAAAGGTATTTAAAAGTAGAGATATAAAAGAGCTTGATTTTGCAGCCTTTGGTGCTGATATAGTTTTAGAATGCACAGGAGTGCATTTAAAGCTTGAAAAATGCAAGGACTTTTTAGATAAGGGTATTAAAAAAGTAATTATGTCAGCACCTGCAAAGGATGATACGCCTACTTATGTGATGGGTGTAAATTCTCATCTTTATAAAGGAGAAAAAATCATCTCAAATGCAAGCTGCACCACAAACTGCTTAGGTCCTGTGTGTAGGGTTTTAGAGGATAATTTTAAAATTCAAAAAGGACTTATGACTACCATACACGCTTATACAAATGGACAAAGCATAATAGACGCAAAAACAAAGGATAAAAGAAGAAGTAGAGCCGCAGCACAAAACATCATCCCAACCACAACCGGAGCTGCAAAGGCTATGAAACTTGTTATGCCAGAGCTTGACGGCAAGCTTCACGGCCAAAGTATGCGTGTGCCTGTCATAGATGTATCAAGCGTTGATTTAACCGCACAGCTTGGCAAAAAAGTAAGCAAGGATGAGCTAAATGAAGCCTTTAGAAAGGCAGCCGCTACGAATTTAAAGGGCTTTTTAGCCGTGGATGATGATGAGAGAGTTTCAAGCGATTTCATAGGCTCATCTTATGGTGCTATAGTGGCAAGTGATTTAACACAGGTAATTTGCGATGATTTTGTAAAGATTATAGCTTGGTATGATAATGAATGGGGCTACTCATCAAGGCTTGTGGATATGGCTGTTTATGTGGCTGATAAGAACTAA
- the nadD gene encoding nicotinate (nicotinamide) nucleotide adenylyltransferase — protein sequence MKIALFGGSFDPPHFGHDAIVKKALQSLDIDKLIIIPTFISPFKSSFKADEKKRFEWVSLIWRNLERLEISDYELLQKRPVPSIETVEFFEKKYECDKIYLIIGADHLEKLSSWYRYEDLRKKVEFVVAKRGEIKIPKSFKILDISADISSSFIRENLYIKAVDTHIKDDVFKCYCKDKNEKS from the coding sequence ATGAAGATAGCACTTTTTGGAGGAAGTTTTGACCCACCTCATTTTGGACACGATGCCATTGTCAAAAAAGCCTTGCAAAGCCTTGATATAGATAAACTCATCATCATACCAACTTTTATAAGTCCTTTTAAAAGCTCTTTTAAGGCTGATGAGAAAAAGAGATTTGAGTGGGTTAGTCTTATTTGGCGAAATTTAGAAAGGCTTGAAATTTCAGATTATGAGCTTTTGCAAAAAAGGCCTGTGCCTAGCATAGAAACGGTGGAGTTTTTTGAAAAAAAGTATGAGTGCGATAAAATTTATCTCATCATAGGAGCTGACCATTTAGAAAAGCTAAGCTCTTGGTATAGATATGAGGATTTACGAAAAAAGGTAGAATTTGTGGTTGCAAAAAGAGGAGAGATAAAGATACCAAAGAGCTTTAAAATTTTAGATATAAGTGCTGATATTTCATCAAGTTTTATAAGGGAAAATTTATATATAAAGGCGGTTGATACACATATAAAAGATGATGTATTTAAATGCTACTGCAAGGATAAGAATGAAAAGAGTTGA
- the rsfS gene encoding ribosome silencing factor: MKRVEEIVKILEDKKAEDVEILDMRDSEYFVSFVVIATTLAQKHAASLVDELKMRLKAQNESFLNIESSDEWSVLDLGDILIHLLSEDYRKIYDIESFLKELKKR, from the coding sequence ATGAAAAGAGTTGAAGAGATAGTAAAAATTTTAGAGGATAAAAAGGCTGAGGATGTAGAAATTTTGGATATGAGAGATAGTGAGTATTTTGTGTCTTTCGTAGTCATTGCTACCACCTTAGCACAAAAACACGCCGCTTCTTTAGTGGATGAGCTAAAAATGAGGCTAAAGGCGCAAAATGAGAGCTTTTTAAATATAGAAAGCAGCGATGAATGGAGCGTACTTGATTTAGGCGACATACTTATACATCTTTTAAGCGAGGATTATAGAAAAATTTATGACATAGAAAGCTTTTTAAAAGAGCTTAAAAAGAGATAA
- a CDS encoding glycosyl transferase family 90, giving the protein MKYNLEFGDVNYEAKEPSFAKSRPVKIEKSNNILLKLEARRHFRFLSKDFLSSVPRYEDKLDKVFFRGGCYQIHRREFMRKHFGKTFLNAAHIGHKNSLKDKELKSWATNKKASLKEHLNYKLILNLEGNDVASNLKWLMSSNSLAIMPKPKFETWFMEGKLKENFHYLLIKDDHIDFEERVSFILENTELAKEIIANANLYCEKFKDEKLETLLNLLVLRKFFYLSGQIDVSNKERILFEA; this is encoded by the coding sequence TTGAAATACAATCTGGAATTTGGCGATGTAAATTACGAGGCAAAAGAGCCCTCCTTTGCAAAAAGCAGGCCTGTAAAGATAGAAAAAAGTAATAATATTTTATTAAAACTTGAAGCAAGAAGGCATTTTAGATTTTTAAGCAAAGATTTCTTAAGCTCTGTGCCAAGATATGAGGATAAGCTAGATAAGGTATTTTTTAGGGGAGGGTGCTATCAAATTCATAGACGTGAATTTATGAGAAAGCATTTTGGCAAGACTTTTTTAAACGCAGCACATATAGGGCATAAAAATTCTTTAAAAGATAAGGAGCTTAAAAGCTGGGCTACAAATAAAAAAGCTTCCTTAAAAGAACATTTAAATTATAAGCTTATATTAAATCTTGAGGGAAACGATGTGGCTAGCAACTTAAAATGGCTAATGAGTTCAAATTCACTAGCAATAATGCCAAAGCCAAAATTTGAAACTTGGTTTATGGAGGGAAAATTAAAAGAAAATTTTCATTATCTTCTTATCAAAGATGATCATATCGACTTTGAGGAGAGAGTGAGCTTCATCTTAGAAAATACAGAGTTAGCAAAAGAAATCATAGCGAACGCAAATTTATACTGTGAGAAATTTAAAGATGAAAAGCTTGAAACGCTTTTAAATTTGCTAGTTTTAAGGAAATTCTTTTATCTAAGTGGACAAATTGATGTGAGTAATAAGGAGAGAATTTTATTTGAAGCTTAA
- a CDS encoding cation:dicarboxylate symporter family transporter, translated as MNLAFFQNFIMISTPQTVFVLLTLFVIFYLLKKMRDFKYNFSFRMFIALIVGLGFGFVLQFFADFPDKENAVLWFKEAKHYFSFFSSVFVAFIKMLVIPLVSVCIIKVIIEIDKNIKLSSLLSISLFWILFSTAIAAIIGLALAYMFDLGSNFNDNAGARELREIQSFSSIILNLIPSNLITAYSKENIIAIVIFSFLIGLCAKQISKQAEYEKAFVSFENFINISHGIMMNMTKIVIKFMPYAVVCMMSNVILSNGFEAIKTAGLFIVLTYVAMFIMFGVHFLLLLSQGLNPIKYAKKAFSVWLFAFSSRSSLGTLPMTVSVLEKKLGVSPVVANFVASIGSTTGLNGCAGYFPAMAAVFVCFALGVEFDISFALMIVLVAVLGSLGIAGVPGSATMAASIMLAGLGFGDNFMMLSLILAIDPIIDMARTASNVSGAMTSALCTAKNLKTLDKKVYDS; from the coding sequence ATGAATTTGGCATTTTTTCAAAATTTTATAATGATTTCTACACCGCAAACCGTGTTTGTTTTGCTCACACTTTTTGTGATATTTTATCTGCTTAAAAAAATGCGTGATTTTAAATACAACTTTTCGTTTAGGATGTTTATCGCGCTTATTGTGGGGCTTGGCTTTGGATTTGTATTGCAATTTTTTGCCGATTTTCCAGACAAAGAAAATGCGGTGCTGTGGTTTAAGGAAGCTAAGCATTATTTCTCCTTTTTTAGCTCTGTGTTTGTAGCCTTTATAAAAATGCTTGTAATCCCTCTTGTAAGCGTATGTATAATAAAGGTTATTATAGAAATCGATAAAAACATCAAACTTTCCTCCTTGCTTAGCATAAGCCTTTTTTGGATACTTTTTAGCACAGCAATAGCCGCTATTATAGGACTTGCATTGGCGTATATGTTTGATTTAGGCTCTAATTTTAATGACAATGCTGGAGCAAGAGAGCTAAGAGAAATTCAAAGCTTTTCAAGCATAATCTTAAATTTAATCCCAAGCAATCTCATAACAGCTTACAGTAAAGAAAACATAATAGCCATAGTGATTTTTTCATTCTTAATAGGACTTTGCGCAAAGCAAATTTCAAAACAAGCAGAGTATGAAAAAGCCTTTGTTAGCTTTGAAAATTTCATAAATATTTCCCACGGCATAATGATGAACATGACAAAAATAGTTATAAAATTTATGCCATACGCTGTTGTTTGCATGATGTCAAATGTAATACTTAGCAATGGCTTTGAAGCCATAAAAACGGCCGGCCTTTTCATAGTGCTTACTTATGTAGCCATGTTTATAATGTTTGGAGTGCATTTTTTACTACTACTTTCTCAAGGGCTTAACCCTATAAAATACGCTAAAAAAGCCTTTAGCGTGTGGCTTTTTGCCTTTAGTTCTAGATCGTCTCTTGGAACGCTACCGATGACGGTTTCTGTCTTAGAAAAAAAGCTAGGAGTTAGTCCTGTGGTAGCAAATTTCGTAGCTTCCATAGGCAGCACCACAGGACTGAACGGCTGTGCTGGATATTTTCCTGCTATGGCTGCTGTATTTGTTTGCTTTGCTTTGGGCGTGGAATTTGATATTTCTTTTGCTCTTATGATAGTGCTTGTAGCCGTGCTTGGCTCTTTGGGCATAGCAGGAGTTCCGGGAAGTGCGACAATGGCTGCTTCTATCATGCTGGCTGGACTTGGCTTTGGGGATAATTTTATGATGTTAAGCCTTATACTAGCCATAGATCCTATCATAGATATGGCAAGAACAGCTAGTAATGTATCAGGTGCTATGACTTCGGCACTTTGCACTGCTAAAAATTTAAAAACACTTGATAAAAAAGTGTATGATAGCTGA
- a CDS encoding sulfatase-like hydrolase/transferase, translated as MPVIINRAFIYILFTNLFLLALVHLSPLVYPGFWEFLEKMSVFLRRNFAVLFVLFFILAFLPKFLNTFLQRLLVGICFVLAIVNTFLFLQFDSFLNAAFVEVLFLTRVAEINEFFSSYLTMKTGGGIALFIIISVLIFKLPFKKINIPNKYHLLDIFKILLFLLCLFQVIKKHEAYLSDDIILLQNYEVLSSVFGKNNKYINELESLKKLLDDFDENNYSVTNKLKIPKVVLILGESTQRNYMSLYNYPLKTTPNLDKIKEEGNLFVFKDVISSHSNTNPALSRALTFINYENASKPWFKHMNIVDLMKKAGYYTYWLSNQEAISVYGNAPESIARRAHKNLYIGKAFSTKSVAKDEGLIKELPNIKEDKDFEFYVFHLMGTHVSYEQRYPKNFDKFSEKDLQDNKLDKLNESEKLSKKQARIKSHYLNAVYYNDFVVSEIFKHFKDEEAIIFYFSDHGDEVYDFRDLYGHTHVSPSRYMAEIPFMIFLSDSFKSSYPAVLQRIQKAQEKAFMNDNFLHSFLDILGIYSKDYDETYSIFSQNYDEKRKRLYVESRDYDLELKQAYPFKAPAKIWLHRTNEIKKFEDFSKIYQNYEIDVYFLDNYFDVGHDGKDTSINLDLKTMLNLVSKRKEESGFEAKIWLDFKNLDENNKEKALKTLLQISKESDFDIKNFIIESRNYKALALFKEAGFYTSYYLTFNEENFDEKAKKHIQEVIDSKAINAISFPHKLYEKVKNANFTVKERGFEKDLDLLLWNHNKNFYANSQEAYFYDAQVKVILAGEKGEYR; from the coding sequence ATGCCTGTCATTATAAACAGAGCTTTTATTTACATTCTTTTTACAAATCTTTTCTTGCTTGCTTTGGTGCATTTATCGCCATTAGTATATCCTGGTTTTTGGGAGTTTTTGGAAAAAATGTCTGTATTTTTGAGACGAAATTTTGCTGTTTTATTTGTCTTATTTTTTATACTTGCTTTTTTGCCAAAATTTTTAAATACCTTTTTACAAAGGCTGCTTGTAGGCATTTGTTTTGTGCTTGCTATTGTAAATACTTTTTTGTTTTTACAATTTGATTCTTTTTTAAATGCTGCCTTTGTTGAGGTTTTGTTTTTAACAAGAGTAGCAGAGATTAATGAATTTTTCAGCTCTTACCTAACAATGAAGACGGGGGGGGGGATTGCTCTTTTTATAATCATTTCTGTTTTAATCTTTAAACTTCCTTTTAAAAAAATAAATATCCCAAACAAATACCACCTTTTAGACATCTTTAAAATTTTGCTTTTCTTGCTCTGTCTTTTTCAAGTGATAAAAAAACACGAAGCATACTTAAGCGATGATATAATACTTTTGCAAAACTACGAGGTTTTAAGCTCTGTTTTTGGAAAAAATAATAAATATATAAATGAGTTAGAAAGCCTTAAAAAGCTTCTAGATGACTTTGATGAAAACAATTACTCCGTCACAAATAAACTTAAAATTCCAAAGGTAGTTTTAATACTAGGCGAATCTACGCAAAGAAATTATATGAGTTTGTATAATTATCCTTTAAAAACTACTCCAAATTTAGACAAAATAAAAGAAGAAGGCAATCTTTTTGTATTTAAGGATGTGATCTCATCTCATAGCAATACAAATCCAGCACTTAGTAGAGCCTTAACATTTATAAATTATGAAAATGCCTCAAAACCTTGGTTTAAGCATATGAATATAGTTGATTTGATGAAAAAGGCAGGATACTACACCTACTGGCTTTCTAACCAAGAAGCTATTTCTGTGTATGGCAATGCACCCGAAAGCATAGCAAGAAGAGCTCATAAAAATTTATACATAGGCAAAGCTTTTTCTACTAAATCAGTCGCAAAAGATGAGGGGCTTATAAAAGAACTTCCTAATATCAAGGAGGACAAAGACTTTGAATTTTATGTCTTTCATCTTATGGGAACTCACGTATCTTATGAGCAAAGATATCCTAAAAACTTTGATAAATTTAGCGAAAAGGATTTACAAGATAACAAACTTGACAAACTAAATGAAAGTGAGAAACTAAGCAAAAAACAAGCTAGGATAAAGTCTCATTATCTTAATGCAGTGTATTATAACGACTTTGTTGTGAGTGAGATTTTTAAGCATTTTAAAGACGAGGAAGCAATCATCTTTTATTTTAGTGATCATGGCGATGAGGTGTATGATTTTAGAGACCTTTACGGGCACACTCACGTCTCACCATCAAGATATATGGCTGAAATTCCTTTTATGATTTTTCTAAGTGATTCTTTTAAAAGCTCTTATCCTGCAGTACTTCAAAGGATACAAAAAGCGCAAGAAAAAGCTTTTATGAATGATAATTTCTTGCATTCTTTTTTAGATATTTTAGGAATTTATAGCAAGGATTATGATGAAACTTACTCTATCTTTTCGCAAAATTACGATGAAAAACGAAAGAGACTTTATGTGGAAAGTAGGGATTATGACTTAGAATTAAAACAAGCTTATCCATTTAAAGCACCTGCTAAAATTTGGTTACACAGAACTAATGAAATTAAGAAATTTGAGGATTTTAGCAAGATTTATCAAAATTATGAAATAGATGTGTATTTTTTAGATAATTATTTTGATGTGGGACACGATGGCAAGGATACATCTATAAATTTGGACTTAAAAACTATGCTAAACTTAGTCTCAAAAAGAAAGGAAGAAAGTGGTTTTGAAGCTAAAATTTGGCTTGATTTTAAAAATTTAGATGAAAACAATAAAGAAAAAGCCTTAAAAACACTTTTGCAAATTTCAAAAGAAAGTGATTTTGATATAAAAAATTTCATTATAGAAAGTCGTAATTACAAGGCTTTGGCACTTTTTAAAGAAGCTGGATTTTACACAAGTTATTACTTAACTTTTAATGAGGAAAATTTTGATGAAAAGGCCAAAAAGCATATACAAGAAGTGATAGATAGCAAAGCTATAAATGCCATTTCATTTCCTCATAAGCTTTATGAAAAAGTAAAAAATGCAAATTTCACAGTAAAAGAAAGAGGCTTTGAAAAGGATTTAGATCTTTTGCTTTGGAATCATAATAAAAATTTTTACGCAAATTCACAAGAAGCTTATTTTTACGATGCTCAGGTAAAGGTTATCTTAGCTGGAGAGAAAGGAGAGTATAGGTAG
- a CDS encoding SLAC1 anion channel family protein: protein MNLAHFHIMFFAVTMGLGGFAMAYRELIKIAFFSDFYFILLRFFVSFLFCLITLLYIIKIFKHFDEVKKEFSNTIKINFFSTFPISLLILANLWQDFVFLHDTLFYIALVLQTYLSFYIISFWINKNLEIEHSSPAWFIPVVGNLIIIVGARTVEPWLWFYFSLAMFFWLVLFCIIFYRILFHSQLPNKFMPTLFIMIAPPSVGFLDYLKLTNSFDVFAIMLLNLALFFSILLVFMYKNFLKLNFALSWWAFTFPSAAMCIACFKAYELSASSFFMNFALFIFLALVLMIVFISYHTIKNILNKSIFSD, encoded by the coding sequence ATGAATTTAGCTCATTTTCACATTATGTTTTTTGCCGTTACTATGGGGCTTGGAGGCTTTGCTATGGCTTATAGGGAGCTTATAAAAATAGCATTTTTTTCTGATTTTTATTTCATACTTCTTAGATTTTTTGTAAGCTTTTTGTTTTGTCTTATAACTTTGCTTTATATTATTAAGATATTTAAACATTTTGATGAGGTCAAAAAAGAATTTTCTAATACCATAAAGATAAATTTCTTTTCCACCTTTCCTATATCTTTGCTGATTTTAGCAAATTTATGGCAAGATTTTGTGTTCTTGCACGATACTTTATTTTATATAGCCTTAGTCCTTCAAACTTATTTGAGCTTTTATATCATTTCTTTTTGGATAAATAAAAATTTAGAGATAGAGCATTCAAGCCCGGCTTGGTTTATACCAGTGGTTGGGAATTTGATTATAATTGTAGGAGCTAGAACGGTTGAGCCTTGGCTTTGGTTTTATTTTTCTTTGGCTATGTTTTTTTGGTTGGTTCTTTTTTGTATCATTTTTTACAGGATTTTATTTCACTCACAACTTCCAAATAAATTTATGCCAACGCTTTTTATAATGATAGCGCCGCCTTCGGTTGGCTTTTTAGACTATTTAAAACTAACTAATAGCTTTGATGTTTTTGCTATAATGCTTTTAAATTTAGCCTTGTTTTTTAGTATATTATTAGTATTTATGTATAAAAACTTTTTAAAGCTAAATTTTGCTTTATCTTGGTGGGCTTTTACCTTTCCAAGTGCAGCTATGTGCATAGCTTGTTTTAAAGCTTATGAATTAAGCGCTTCGTCATTTTTTATGAATTTTGCCTTGTTCATATTTCTTGCTTTAGTCCTTATGATAGTTTTTATATCCTATCACACTATAAAGAATATACTAAACAAAAGTATTTTTTCAGATTAA